One Gordonia pseudamarae genomic window, TACTCGGTGATGATGACGCTGCCGCCGATGGTCGCGCCGCCGACGTGCATCAGCACCCGGTAGTGTGCGTCGAGCTCCGGTGCGCGGCCGGGATCCTGGGCGAGCACCTTCAGCCGGCTGTCCGCGAACCGGTTGAGCGAGACCGGGTCGGCGCACAGCGCCCACACTTCGTCGATGGGGGCGGCGATGACTTCGCGATGTTCGATTTTCATCCGAGAACCGGGAGCTTTCGTTCGGCTTGGAGGGCGGTCAGCACGTCTTGCATCCGTCCGACGACGTCGTCGTACACCTTGTCCAGGTCGGGATCGTCGCCGTAGGTGGCGCGCAGGTCGATCGGCGGCAGATAGGAGATGGTGATCTTGGCCGGCAGCGGCAGGAACGGCCCGAACGGGAGAGTGACCCCGAACGGCGCCGACAGCACGATCGGCAGCACCTTCAGCCGCATCGTCCGGTCCAGGCCGAGGAACCGGGCGAGCGAATCGCCTCGGGTCAGGAACAGTGCGGTTTCCTGGCCGCCGATGGTCACCTGCGGCACGATCGGCACATCGTGTTGGAGAGCCAGGCGCAGAAAGCCCTTGCGGTGGTCGAAGTCGATGAGCGCCGACTGCGACGAGGGCCGGTAGCACTCGTAATCACCGCCCGGGAACACCTGCAGCAGCCCGCCTTCGGACAGGACGGCGTGCCCGTTGTCGGGGTCGGCCTCGACGGTACCGAAGCGCCGCAGGATCGGGGCGAGCGGCGAGTTGAGCACCATCCGGTGGGCGAGCTGATAGAACGGGCGCTGCGCGCCGAAATAGGAGGTCACGGCGAGCTGACTGATCAGCACCTCGGGTGACAGGATGCCGCCGGTGTGGTTGCCGACGATCAGTGCCGGACCCTTCGGCGGGATGTGGTGCAGGCCGCGTACGTCGGGCCGGTACCAGGCGCTGATGACCAGCCACAGCCCCGGCAGCAGCTCGCGGATCGCGTCGGGGTCACGGTCGTCGAGGTTTCCGACCCGTAACCGCGGCAGGAAGCGTTTGACCTGACCGGTCACCAGTGAGAGCACAGCGGGACCCACGCCGGTGCCGCCCGATTCTCCACTCATTGCTCGTACATCCCTCCAGGCATGCGTCATTGTGGCAGGACAGCCGCCGACGTAGGGTAGCCGACCGGGACCCTCCGTGTTGGCAGTATCGAAAACTCCTCACGATCATGAAGGATGTGAGGGTCATTCAGCGTCTTGTGCCGGAATTCGGCGGTCACCGTGAGTGAGCCGATGGCCGGCGGGAACACGTAGCCGATGGGGAGGTGGGGGCGTAGGTAGATCGGGCCGGCGCGGCGCCGGTGAGCGCGGTGACCGAGGCAGGTGCACCCGGGATGAAAGCTCGACGCCTCCGGTGGGCGTCAGAAGAATTTTTCCCTGGCGG contains:
- a CDS encoding 1-acyl-sn-glycerol-3-phosphate acyltransferase, with the protein product MSGESGGTGVGPAVLSLVTGQVKRFLPRLRVGNLDDRDPDAIRELLPGLWLVISAWYRPDVRGLHHIPPKGPALIVGNHTGGILSPEVLISQLAVTSYFGAQRPFYQLAHRMVLNSPLAPILRRFGTVEADPDNGHAVLSEGGLLQVFPGGDYECYRPSSQSALIDFDHRKGFLRLALQHDVPIVPQVTIGGQETALFLTRGDSLARFLGLDRTMRLKVLPIVLSAPFGVTLPFGPFLPLPAKITISYLPPIDLRATYGDDPDLDKVYDDVVGRMQDVLTALQAERKLPVLG